The sequence below is a genomic window from Tenacibaculum tangerinum.
ACACCTAAAAGATACAGGCCTCATATGGGTTTACGTATTTTAAGTATTGTAGGTATTGTTTTTTTGTTCGGGTTTAGTATTTGGTTTTTACTTAGTTTATAAATCTTTTCTTCGTAAATTTGCAGTTCAATTTTATGGAATGGCAAACGAAACTTTAGCAACACCAGAAAGAGCAAAAAAACCAAAATGGTTACGTGTAAAATTACCCGTTGGTAAAAAATACACAGAATTAAGAGGTCTTGTTGACAAATATAAGTTGAATACTATTTGTACTAGCGGAAGCTGCCCAAACATGGGTGAATGCTGGGGAGAAGGTACTGCTACCTTTATGATTTTGGGAAATATCTGTACACGTTCTTGCGGATTTTGCGGTGTTAAAACCGGTAGACCCGACACGGTTGAATGGGATGAACCCGAAAAAGTAGCTCGCTCTATCAAATTAATGAATATTAAACATGCTGTAATTACTTCGGTAGATCGCGATGACTTAAAAGATGGAGGTTCTATTATTTGGTCTGAAACAGTTCAAGCAATTCGTAGAGCCAACCCAAACACAACTCTAGAAACGTTAATTCCTGATTTTCAAGGAAATGAAAAATTATTAGACCGTATTATTGACGTAGCTCCAGAAGTAGTTTCTCACAATATGGAAACGGTACGCCGTTTAACTCGTGAAGTTCGTATTCAAGCAAAATACGATCGCAGTTTAGGTGTTTTAAAATACTTAAAAGACAACGGCATGCGTACCAAATCGGGTATTATGCTTGGTTTAGGAGAAACGGAAGACGAAGTCATACAAACAATGAAAGATTTACGTGGTGTAGGATTAGATATTATAACTATAGGTCAATATTTACAACCTAGTAAAAAACACCTACCTGTTAAAGAATTCATAACACCAGAACAATTTAAAAAATACGAAACTCTGGGCTTAGAAATGGGCTTTATGTACGTAGAAAGCGGGGCTTTGGTACGCTCTTCTTATAAAGCACATAAGCATGCCAGCTAATTTTAACATTAGATAATTCTTAACTTTTTAACTATTTAACGTTAAAAAAATGTCAAATAGTTAAAAATGCAGAAAAGTATTTCTTACTATTCATAATTTTGGCACAGATATTGAAAAGAATATTTTGTAAGCAAATAACATTGTTTTCATTGTGTAAATTATTTGAATTAGTTGATTAACAAAACCCACTCGTTTGAGTGGGTTTTGATTTTTATACTTTCATTGTATGGCTGCTAAATAGCTCTAATTATATCGTACTTGGTTATAATATGATGCTTTCCGTTATCTAAATCTACTAAAACTGCTTGATTCTCTTTGGTTATTAACTTCGATACCTCGTCTATAGAAGCTGTTTTTTTAACTGTAGGGTATGCTTTACCCATTACCTCCTTAATAGGCTTTTCTGCTATATTTTTGTCCTCTAAGTAACTGTGCAATAACGCCGATTCATCTACAGAACCCACAAATCCGTTAGCATCTCTTACAGGAATTTGTGATATTTTAAATGCACGCATTCTTTCGATGGCATGCGATACTAGTTCTTCTGTTTGAACCGTTATCAGAGGTTTGTCTATATGATCTTTAATCAAATCTTCTGCAGTAGTAATCTCTTCTTCCAAAAAACCTCTATCGCGCATCCAATCGTCATTAAACATTTTTCCTACGTAACGGCTTCCGTGGTCGTGAAATAGTACCACGATTACATCATCAGGGGTAAACTCGTCTTTTAATTGTAACAATCCTTTAATGGCAGAGCCTGCTGAATTCCCCACAAAAATACCTTCTTCTTTCGCTATTTTTCGTGTATAAATCGCAGCATCTTTATCGGTTACTTTGGTAAATCCGTCAATCAAAGAAAAATCGACATTTTTAGGGAGAATATCTTCTCCAATACCTTCAGTAATGTAGGGATAGATTTCATTTTCATCAAAAATACCTGTTTCGTGGTATTTTTTAAATACCGAACCGTAGGTATCAACTCCCCAAATTTTAATGTTTGGATTTTTCTCTTTTAAAAACTTCGCTGTTCCCGAAACTGTTCCTCCTGTTCCTACTCCTACTACAAAATGCGTAATTTTACCATCGGTCTGTTCCCAAATCTCTGGTCCTGTTTGTTCATAATGTGCTTGTGCATTCGAAGGATTGTCGTATTGATTTACATACCAAGAGTTAGGGGTTTCTTCTCCTAAACGCTTCGATACAGAATAATACGAACGAGGGTCGTCTGGTTCTACATTCGTAGGGCATACTACTACCTCTGCTCCTACTGCCCGTAGAATATCCATTTTTTCTTTCGATTGCTTATCTGAAATCACAAAAATACATTTGTATCCTTTTACGATTGCTGCCAATGCTAAGCCCATTCCTGTATTTCCAGAAGTACCTTCAATAATGGTACCGCCTGGTTGTAAACGACCATCTGCTTCGGCATCTTCAATCATTTTCAATGCCATACGGTCTTTAACAGAGTTACCAGGGTTAAAGGTTTCTACTTTGGCTAAGACCAAAGCATCTATATCTTTTGTTACTGAATTTAATTTTACTAAGGGGGTATTACCAATAGTTTCTAATATATTTTTTGCGTACTTCATATCTTATAAATGTTATGCAAAACTAAGCAAATCGAATGGATTTTGAAGGGCGGATTTTTGTGATGATATAGGAAGGAACTACGAGCATTAAAAAGCACAATACTAAGGTACCAAGGTTTAATAAAAAGATTGCCAATACATTTATATCTACAGGTACTTTCGATACATAATAGGTTTCAGGGTCGAGACCTATTAACTTGGTATATTTTTGAAAGAGTAGTATACTGAGCCCGATAAGATTTCCCCAAAACAATCCTTTTAAAATTAAATAAGAGGCATTGTATAAAAATATTTTTCGAATACTCCAGTTTACACTTCCCAATGCTTTGAGTATTCCAATCATTGGTACACGCTCTAGTATGAGTACTAACAATGCTGTTACCATATTTATTCCTGCCACCAACACCATAATTCCTATGATAAACCATACATTGTTATCTAACAATTTTAACCACTCAAAAATAGTGGGATAGTTATTTACAATTGTAATGCTGTTTAGTGTTGCTCCTATGTTTGTATATACTTCATTTCCTTTTTCTTGAAGTTGGTCATACTCATCAATCAACACTTCAAACCCTCCTACCTCATTGTCTTTCCAACGGTTTATTTTTTGCACTTCTCTTAAATCACCTAACACCATGATCTTATCAAACTGCTCAAAACCAGTATTATATATTCCTACAATAATGGGTTTTCGAGATTTAAACTTTAAGGTACTATTTTCTGATCCAAACCAGGTTTGAATGGTATCGTTGAGTTTAAAATGCAATCGGTTTGCTATGGATTCAGAAATTAGAATTTCTCGATTTCTATCTTGCGTAAAGTTGGGTAAACGCCCTTCGACTAAGCATTCGTTAAAAAAAGTAAAATCGTAATCGGCAGTAACTCCTTTGAAAATGATTCCTTCAAAATCGGTTGGCGTTCTAATTATTCCCCCCACATTTGCAAAAGGTTGTACTTTCTTTATTCCTTGAATGTTCTTGAACTCTGGGTAAAACTCTTGATTTATATCTATTGGAACCGTGGAAACATCGGAATTATTATTATCGTAATTAACAATTTGAATATGCCCTTTAAACCCCGTCATTTTATCACGTACTTTATTTTGAAAGCCCGAGGTAATTGACACTGCAATTAACATAATTGCGACACCAAGCGCAATAGCAATCGTTGCAATAGTAATGATTGGTGAAGAAATACTACTTTTATATTGCTTGCCAGCAATGATTCGTTTTGCTATAAATAATTCGAAGTTCAATGGTTGTATTTTTACAAAACCAAAAGTAACCAATTCTTATGTAAAGAAAGAGAAGAATACACAGGTTTTAAACCATTAACTTTTTTTGTTCTTAAAAAATAGAAATCTGTACCTTTATCTTTTAATTTTTTATAGATGAAGCTTTCCTTTACTTATGTTTTTTTACTTTTTTTAGTACTCAGTTTTCAACTTTCTTCGTGTGCACGCCAGCAAAAAAAATCGACCACGAAAGAAACTATACAGCCAAAGGAACCAAAAACCATTAAAACAGGGGCTGATAGAATCGACCAATATCTTCCTTTCTTAAAAAACAAGAACATTGCTATTGTTGCGAATCAAACTTCTATTTTACACGTATTACAGCGAGCGGAGGTCGCACCTAATGTAATGGGGTCGGCAACGACAACTCATCACTTAGTAGATTATTTACACCATTACGATGGCATTAACGTGCAACAAGTATTTGCACCTGAGCATGGTTTTAGAGGAAAAGCAGATGCTGGTGAAGCCATAGCTGATGGAAAAGATGTAAAAACAAACATTCCAATTATCTCTTTGTACGGAAAAAACAAAAAACCTTCACCAGAACAATTGAAAGGCACAGATGTAGTTGTTTTTGATATTCAGGATGTGGGAGCTCGGTTTTATACGTATATCTCTACCCTACATTATGTAATGGAAGCTTGTGCCGAGGCAACTATTCCTGTAATTGTTCTAGACAGACCGAATCCTAATGGGCACTATATTGACGGACCAATTTTAGAGCCTGAACACAAAAGTTTTGTAGGCATGCATCCTGTACCTGTGGTATATGGAATGACTATAGGTGAATACGCACAAATGATTAACGGAGAAAAATGGTTGGCTAATGGTGTTCAGTGTGATTTAACCGTAATTCCATTAGAAAATTATACGCACCAATCAATTTATAGTTTACCCATAAAACCATCGCCTAATTTACCGAACGATATTTCGATTAATTTATATCCTAGTTTGTGCTTTTTTGAAGGAACCAACGTGTCTGCTGGGAGGGGCACTGACAAGCAATTTCAAATTTATGGTTCGCCATTTTTAGAAAAAACTAATTTTAGTTTTACTCCACAGCCCAATGAGGGAGCAAAATATCCTAAATATAAGGGAGAACTGTGCTATGGAGAAGATATAAGCACACACCAACGCTTAGCTAACCTAAATCTTAGCTGGTTGTTAAAAGCTTACAAACAGTCTCCTAAAAAAGACTTTTTCAATGCTTTTTTTACCAAATTAGCAGGCACCAAAAAACTGCAACAACAAATAGAACAAGGATTATCAGAAAAAGAAATCAAAACGAGTTGGCAGCAGGATTTAGAGAGTTTTAAGAAAGTGCGCGAAAAGTATGTGTTGTACAAATAACAGGGAGATTTAAAAAAGTACTTTAATGTACTGAATTCCCTGATTTTTTTTATTAGCCAACGTCGAATTTTCTTATTCTGAAATCACGTTAAAACTATAACGAAACCTTTCTTTTAAGAGGTAGTACTTACAGTAACAGGTATGCTATCTTGAGAGCCATAAAGCTTAATTTCTGTAATATCTGCTGGCATATTTAAACCGTTTTTAATAATTACATTTTTAACATTCTTTATAACATCACTTTTAACTTCTAGTGCACCTCGTTTATATTCTTTTGTTTTTGTCCAAAAAATAACTTTTAAGTTTACAGTACTAACTCCCAAACTATCTACAGTAACAAAACATTGATGTTCTTCAGTGTTCATAACCCCTGTTGTGCTAACTACTGCATCTATAATTACCTTTTTGGCAATATCTATATCATCTTCATAATCGATACCTACAACAAAATCTAGTCGATAATAACCATCTTCTGTATAATTGTATACTGCTTTTTTTATAATGTCACTATTGGGTATATAAACATCTCTACCATCAAACGTTTTTAACTTAGTAAATCTAAATTCCATCATCTTTACTCTACCAAAAATATCTCCTATCATTACTGTATCGTTCACATCAAAAGGTCGGTTAAATGAGAGAATAACTCCCGAAATAAAATTCTCGCCAATATCTCTAAAGGCAAAACCAAAAATAATTGCCGACGCTCCCGCTGCTGTTAATAACCCTGCTGCTATTCCTCCTAACCCTGCTACTTTTAAGGCTATCATTATTACAAAAATAGTTAAGCTAATTTTAATTGTTTTTGCCAAAAAATTAGTCATTAATGGATCACTTGTTTTTTTGAAAATTACTTTTCTAAAAAAAGTTGCTATGGTTTTAGAAATGTACAGTCCTAAAACTATAATAAGTATCGCCACTATTATTTCAGGAATTTGTTCTACAAACTCATTCCATTGTATTTCTGCAGATTCTTTTAACTTAACTATTGTGTCACGAAAGCTCATTTTATTGTATATGTTTATTAATTAAAAAATATAATAAAGTTATGATTTACTACTTTTTATAAGTTCACATAACATTTTTTATAAAGTTTTTCATACGCAGGTAAAATAGTATCTATTGAAAAAAGTTGTATATGCTCCTTTGCATTTTTCTTAAACTCGTCTAAGGTATTTTTATCTTTTAAAATTTTAATTGCGTTTTCCGCCATTTGATCAACATCTCCTAAATCGCTCAAAAAACCTGTTTTCCCTTCTATATTTACTTCAGGCAGGCCTCCTGTATTGGTAGAAATAACTGGTGTACTTGCCGCCATAGCTTCTAAAGCTGCTAATCCAAAACTTTCTGTCTCAGAGGGTAGTAAAAAAACATCTGTATAGCATAAAATTTTTGCTACTTCTGTACTATTCCCCATGAATAACACCTTATCTTCTATTTGTAGTTCATTGACTAAATTTTCTGCTTTCAATCGCTCAGGACCATCGCCAACCATTAATAATTTTGAGGGAATTTTTTTCTGAACCTTATTAAAAATTCGAATTACATCATCGGTGCGTTTTACGGGTCTAAAGTTACTTATATGGGTTAAAATCCGCTCCTCTGGCTGCGCTAGAGCAATTCTTTTACAGTCATCTTCATGTGCTTTGTCGTACTTTTCTCCATCAATAAAATTATATACTACTTTAATATCTTTTTCGATATTAAACAGTCGTAATGTATCTTCTCTTAAACTGTTAGATACGGCAGTAACTTCATCTGATTTGTTAATACTGAATTCTACTGCTGTTTTATATGTTGGATGGCTCCCTACCAAGGTAATATCTGTACCATGTAATGTTGTTACTACCTTTATATCAATCCCTTTTTCTTCTAACATTTTTTTTGCCATATAAGCGGCATAGGCATGCGGAATAGCATAGTGTACATGCAGTACCTCTAATTCATATCTTTGCACTATCTCTACCATTTTACTAGACAAAGCCAATTCGTAAGGTTGGTATTGAAATAAGGGATATTCTTCTAAAACTACTTCATGAAAATGCAGGCGGTGCGAAAAAAAATCCAATCGTACAGGCTGGTTGTAAGTTATAAAATGTACCTCGTGTCCTTTATCTGCCAATGCCATTCCTAATTCAGTTGCCACTACGCCACTTCCTCCAAAGGTAGGATAACATACAATTCCTATTCTCATCTGTATCGTTTGATTATTTTTTAAATATTGTTGCAGACGTAAATTTACGAGATTACTTACTCTTTTTTGTAAAGATTATCATAAAAAAACACCATTCCTACTAAAGGAATGGCGCTGGTACTATTATCAGTTGTTTTTGAGTTTCTTAGTAATCTCCTAAGGTTTCAGGATTCTGCGCTAGGGCTTCTTCTAACTGTTCATCGTTGGGTGCTTTTCCGTGCCATGCGTGTGTATGCATCATAAAATCAACTCCATTACCCATTTCAGTACGTAACAATACACAAACTGGTTTTCCGTTTCCTGTGCGTGATTTTGCTTCAGCGATACCTGTTAAAATGGCTTCTATATTGTTTCCTTCTTCGATTTGCACAACATCCCATCCAAAAGCTTCAAACTTCGCTTTTAAACTTCCCATTGGCAATACTTCGTCGGTAGCACCGTCAATTTGTTTTTCGTTTACATCTACCGTAGCAATCAAGTTGTCAACTTTTTTAGCTGCAGCATACATCACAGCTTCCCAGATTTGACCTTCTTGCAACTCTCCATCACCATGTAACGAATACACCATTTTTGCATCGTTATTCAGCTTTTTTGTTTGTGCAGCTCCGATAGCAACACTCATTCCTTGTCCTAAAGAACCTGATGCAATGCGAACTCCTGGTAGGTGTTCATGTGTCGTTGGGTGTCCTTGCAAGCGAGAATTTAATTTTCTAAAAGTAGCTAACTCAGCTACAGGGAAAAAACCGCTACGTGCTAAAACACTGTAATAAACTGGTGAGATATGTCCGTTCGATAAAAAGAATAAATCTTCGTTTTTACCATCCATAGAGAAATTGGTCGAATAGTCCATAATTTCTTGGTACAAACAGGTTAAAAATTCGGCACATCCTAAAGAACCTCCTGGATGTCCTGAATCTACCGCATGCACCATACGCACGATATCTCTACGAACTTGTTGTGTAAAGTCTTCTAATTGTTGTGTTGTTGGCATTATTGTTTTGTTTTATACCCACAAATGTAATTGATTATAAAAAAATGAGCAATTACTTTTGATAAAAAAGAAAAAAGGGTTCTTTATCTGATGTGTTTTCTTTTTCGCTAAATTTTCCCTTCGATTAAAGTTATAGTTTCGAACCCTTTGTTTACGTGATTCAAAGAACCAATATCTTTTCTTTATTTACAACTAGTTGTAGTCCGTTTTTATAAAAACGGACTACTTAAAACAATTAGACAACTCATTTTTAACGGTTTAAAAAAAACAGTAAATCGCATTTTTTTGGTACTTTTGATGCCTAGCTAATTAATTTTTATGAAAAGAATAGTCCTTATCTTCCTTTTTATCGGATGCTGTGTAACCACTTTTTCTCAAAATCATACAACGCAAGACTCCTTAATTCAAAAAAGTTTTCAAGAATTATTTGAATTATTTTATGCCAGTAAGCCCGACACGCTAAAAGCAGTTATGTATGCTAAGAAGTATTTTTCTAAAGCGTTAAAAGAAAAAGATACTCTAGAAATGTTAGATGGAAAATATTTATTAGCAGACATTTTAAAAGATAAACATATTTATCTAAATTTTTGTGATTCGTTGATTGAAGTAACTAAAAAAAGACCTACTAAAAATTTTCCAACAGCCATATATCTTAATAAAGCTGTGTTTTACTTTCATAGAGGTGAAAATAGTAAAGTATTAAAAGAATTAACTTTAGGTAAACAGAATTTGAAAGATAATGATAGTCTGAAACATCTGTTGTTTTATCATTTAGCCTTAGCTTATAATAATATAGGGGAATTTAAAAAAGCATTAGCTCTCAATAAAAAAGTGTATTCTTTCGCAAAACAAAAAAGCTATTTTAATTTTAAACATGACGATTTTTCAACTCTTCCAATAAACATAGCTTCTGTTTATATAAGCCTAAACGAAATTGATTCTGCTCTTTTTTATAGTCATAAAGCAGTAGAGTTGTACAAAAAAATGGGAGATAGCCTCAGGTTAGGATATTCTTTTTTTACACTAGGAGGTATAGAAAAAAAGATAAAAAACTATTTAAAATCAATTCAATCCTACAAAAAATCTATCCCCTATATTATCGATGATGAAAACTATCGCCTCTTAACAAGTATTTATACCACTATAGCAGTACAATACGATTCTTTAAGGGATACAAAAAACACACTACTATATCATTTAAAAGCAGACTCATTATATAATTCAAGAAAAAAGTATCATCGAAACCTAGTAGAAACCTATAAATACTTATACAAAAACAGTAAGGAGAATAATAACCTTGAAAAACAATTATTGTATTTGAATAAGTTGTTAGAAGTAAAAGAATTTAGACTCCAAGAAAAAACTAAGATTAAAGAGACTCTTACGGAAGAATACGACATCCCTAACTTACTCTCAGAAAAAAAACGAATTATAGCACAACTCGAAAACGAAGTACATAATTCTAAAAGAAACAGAATTATTTATATCTCCTTATTGCTACTTTCTCTAGTATTGATTGGTTACCAAATTCAACGGAAAAGAACCTTTAAAAAACGTTTTATGGCATTGGTAAATCAAAAGGAAACTACCAATAAAGAAGAGACACCCCCTCTGCAACAAACGACTAACAAACACGAACTTGCCGATGAACTCGTTCAAACACTGTTAAAAGGGCTCCAAGACTTTGAAAAAAACACAGATTTTTTAGACTCAAAAATCAACTTACAATTGTTAGCAGACCGATTAGATACCAATACGAGTTACCTCTCTAAAGTGGTAAATCAGTACAAAAAAGCTTCGTTCTCTAATTATATCAATCAACTTCGAGTTGACTATGCTGTAGAGAAATTGAAAAAGGATGTTTTATGGAGAAAATACACCATCAAAGCCATTGCAGAAGAAGTAGGATTTAAAAATGCGGAAGCTTTTTCGAAAGCTTTTTATAAGTTTTCAGGGATTAAACCTTCTTATTTTATCAAAGAATTAGAAAAACAGTAATAAATAAGCCTCCTAATCAATGTAATGACATCAAAATAGTTGTTAATTTTTAGAAAGTGTCTAAATGGCTACTTTTTTTAATATGCTGAAGAACTCAAAAAAATCAAAATTTCCTTTTTACTAAATGCTTAGGTTCTTTATTGGCATCTACCACAATTTCA
It includes:
- the lipA gene encoding lipoyl synthase, with translation MANETLATPERAKKPKWLRVKLPVGKKYTELRGLVDKYKLNTICTSGSCPNMGECWGEGTATFMILGNICTRSCGFCGVKTGRPDTVEWDEPEKVARSIKLMNIKHAVITSVDRDDLKDGGSIIWSETVQAIRRANPNTTLETLIPDFQGNEKLLDRIIDVAPEVVSHNMETVRRLTREVRIQAKYDRSLGVLKYLKDNGMRTKSGIMLGLGETEDEVIQTMKDLRGVGLDIITIGQYLQPSKKHLPVKEFITPEQFKKYETLGLEMGFMYVESGALVRSSYKAHKHAS
- a CDS encoding pyridoxal-phosphate dependent enzyme translates to MKYAKNILETIGNTPLVKLNSVTKDIDALVLAKVETFNPGNSVKDRMALKMIEDAEADGRLQPGGTIIEGTSGNTGMGLALAAIVKGYKCIFVISDKQSKEKMDILRAVGAEVVVCPTNVEPDDPRSYYSVSKRLGEETPNSWYVNQYDNPSNAQAHYEQTGPEIWEQTDGKITHFVVGVGTGGTVSGTAKFLKEKNPNIKIWGVDTYGSVFKKYHETGIFDENEIYPYITEGIGEDILPKNVDFSLIDGFTKVTDKDAAIYTRKIAKEEGIFVGNSAGSAIKGLLQLKDEFTPDDVIVVLFHDHGSRYVGKMFNDDWMRDRGFLEEEITTAEDLIKDHIDKPLITVQTEELVSHAIERMRAFKISQIPVRDANGFVGSVDESALLHSYLEDKNIAEKPIKEVMGKAYPTVKKTASIDEVSKLITKENQAVLVDLDNGKHHIITKYDIIRAI
- a CDS encoding ABC transporter permease codes for the protein MNFELFIAKRIIAGKQYKSSISSPIITIATIAIALGVAIMLIAVSITSGFQNKVRDKMTGFKGHIQIVNYDNNNSDVSTVPIDINQEFYPEFKNIQGIKKVQPFANVGGIIRTPTDFEGIIFKGVTADYDFTFFNECLVEGRLPNFTQDRNREILISESIANRLHFKLNDTIQTWFGSENSTLKFKSRKPIIVGIYNTGFEQFDKIMVLGDLREVQKINRWKDNEVGGFEVLIDEYDQLQEKGNEVYTNIGATLNSITIVNNYPTIFEWLKLLDNNVWFIIGIMVLVAGINMVTALLVLILERVPMIGILKALGSVNWSIRKIFLYNASYLILKGLFWGNLIGLSILLFQKYTKLIGLDPETYYVSKVPVDINVLAIFLLNLGTLVLCFLMLVVPSYIITKIRPSKSIRFA
- a CDS encoding exo-beta-N-acetylmuramidase NamZ family protein, giving the protein MKLSFTYVFLLFLVLSFQLSSCARQQKKSTTKETIQPKEPKTIKTGADRIDQYLPFLKNKNIAIVANQTSILHVLQRAEVAPNVMGSATTTHHLVDYLHHYDGINVQQVFAPEHGFRGKADAGEAIADGKDVKTNIPIISLYGKNKKPSPEQLKGTDVVVFDIQDVGARFYTYISTLHYVMEACAEATIPVIVLDRPNPNGHYIDGPILEPEHKSFVGMHPVPVVYGMTIGEYAQMINGEKWLANGVQCDLTVIPLENYTHQSIYSLPIKPSPNLPNDISINLYPSLCFFEGTNVSAGRGTDKQFQIYGSPFLEKTNFSFTPQPNEGAKYPKYKGELCYGEDISTHQRLANLNLSWLLKAYKQSPKKDFFNAFFTKLAGTKKLQQQIEQGLSEKEIKTSWQQDLESFKKVREKYVLYK
- a CDS encoding mechanosensitive ion channel family protein; this encodes MSFRDTIVKLKESAEIQWNEFVEQIPEIIVAILIIVLGLYISKTIATFFRKVIFKKTSDPLMTNFLAKTIKISLTIFVIMIALKVAGLGGIAAGLLTAAGASAIIFGFAFRDIGENFISGVILSFNRPFDVNDTVMIGDIFGRVKMMEFRFTKLKTFDGRDVYIPNSDIIKKAVYNYTEDGYYRLDFVVGIDYEDDIDIAKKVIIDAVVSTTGVMNTEEHQCFVTVDSLGVSTVNLKVIFWTKTKEYKRGALEVKSDVIKNVKNVIIKNGLNMPADITEIKLYGSQDSIPVTVSTTS
- the bshA gene encoding N-acetyl-alpha-D-glucosaminyl L-malate synthase BshA yields the protein MRIGIVCYPTFGGSGVVATELGMALADKGHEVHFITYNQPVRLDFFSHRLHFHEVVLEEYPLFQYQPYELALSSKMVEIVQRYELEVLHVHYAIPHAYAAYMAKKMLEEKGIDIKVVTTLHGTDITLVGSHPTYKTAVEFSINKSDEVTAVSNSLREDTLRLFNIEKDIKVVYNFIDGEKYDKAHEDDCKRIALAQPEERILTHISNFRPVKRTDDVIRIFNKVQKKIPSKLLMVGDGPERLKAENLVNELQIEDKVLFMGNSTEVAKILCYTDVFLLPSETESFGLAALEAMAASTPVISTNTGGLPEVNIEGKTGFLSDLGDVDQMAENAIKILKDKNTLDEFKKNAKEHIQLFSIDTILPAYEKLYKKCYVNL
- a CDS encoding transketolase — its product is MPTTQQLEDFTQQVRRDIVRMVHAVDSGHPGGSLGCAEFLTCLYQEIMDYSTNFSMDGKNEDLFFLSNGHISPVYYSVLARSGFFPVAELATFRKLNSRLQGHPTTHEHLPGVRIASGSLGQGMSVAIGAAQTKKLNNDAKMVYSLHGDGELQEGQIWEAVMYAAAKKVDNLIATVDVNEKQIDGATDEVLPMGSLKAKFEAFGWDVVQIEEGNNIEAILTGIAEAKSRTGNGKPVCVLLRTEMGNGVDFMMHTHAWHGKAPNDEQLEEALAQNPETLGDY
- a CDS encoding helix-turn-helix domain-containing protein — protein: MKRIVLIFLFIGCCVTTFSQNHTTQDSLIQKSFQELFELFYASKPDTLKAVMYAKKYFSKALKEKDTLEMLDGKYLLADILKDKHIYLNFCDSLIEVTKKRPTKNFPTAIYLNKAVFYFHRGENSKVLKELTLGKQNLKDNDSLKHLLFYHLALAYNNIGEFKKALALNKKVYSFAKQKSYFNFKHDDFSTLPINIASVYISLNEIDSALFYSHKAVELYKKMGDSLRLGYSFFTLGGIEKKIKNYLKSIQSYKKSIPYIIDDENYRLLTSIYTTIAVQYDSLRDTKNTLLYHLKADSLYNSRKKYHRNLVETYKYLYKNSKENNNLEKQLLYLNKLLEVKEFRLQEKTKIKETLTEEYDIPNLLSEKKRIIAQLENEVHNSKRNRIIYISLLLLSLVLIGYQIQRKRTFKKRFMALVNQKETTNKEETPPLQQTTNKHELADELVQTLLKGLQDFEKNTDFLDSKINLQLLADRLDTNTSYLSKVVNQYKKASFSNYINQLRVDYAVEKLKKDVLWRKYTIKAIAEEVGFKNAEAFSKAFYKFSGIKPSYFIKELEKQ